A window of Methanolobus sediminis contains these coding sequences:
- a CDS encoding methylamine methyltransferase corrinoid protein reductive activase, producing the protein MYGIALDVGTSGFRAQLIDLETKEVVKTSMTMKHPLPGGNVTDHLDFAISIGEDVAHGIIIDAVEKMIEGFDVDPSQISKMAVCGNPIQLSLFQNAEIRDLAYAGRNMQKRLGIEDVHRDARIFPAMEIFHGNIYLENCEIIVPPAIEHEIGADALAMMVETDFLEQEVPTLVTDYGTNAEMAIKVGNRIITGSAAAGPAIEGQGISCGMLAAPGAITDVDLEDGFWRISVLNEFMDVVKGHLIDPVSGTILVRSDVVPTGITGTGLISILSLAIETGIIISPPKLKYGKIKLGEGIEVSEEDIKEAGKAIGAIRAAQLTLIHESGIAYEDLETMYMSGASGTYVDSVKARNIGSCPDFTKKIVQFGNTSLSLARDIVLEKVKLDQLIELAGNIKADHLMMATSETFKKLYACELGYWTEGMSMEMYRKFMKMSKLPELPAPVDDPVLEKKVLKDISEDGTGQVEVVEDIGFTLEELAVGCVMCHRCEKECPENAISIQEVDGRFLAEYDTLKCLGTACRRCVSMCPVHALDYKEIKLIADRPLSVLAAQAAGGYQ; encoded by the coding sequence ATGTATGGAATAGCACTAGATGTGGGAACTAGCGGCTTTAGGGCGCAATTGATTGATCTGGAAACAAAAGAAGTTGTCAAGACCTCAATGACAATGAAACATCCGTTGCCAGGTGGGAATGTAACCGATCATCTTGATTTTGCCATATCCATTGGAGAAGATGTGGCACATGGTATCATCATAGATGCTGTCGAGAAAATGATCGAGGGATTCGATGTAGATCCATCACAGATATCAAAGATGGCTGTCTGTGGTAATCCGATACAGCTTTCTCTTTTTCAGAATGCGGAGATACGAGATCTGGCCTATGCAGGGAGAAATATGCAAAAAAGACTGGGTATAGAAGACGTACACCGCGATGCAAGGATATTCCCGGCCATGGAAATATTTCATGGAAATATATACCTTGAGAACTGTGAGATCATTGTCCCGCCTGCCATTGAGCATGAGATAGGGGCTGATGCGCTTGCCATGATGGTGGAGACGGATTTTCTAGAACAGGAAGTGCCAACTCTTGTTACAGATTATGGAACGAATGCTGAGATGGCCATAAAGGTAGGTAACAGAATAATAACAGGAAGTGCTGCAGCCGGACCTGCTATAGAAGGGCAGGGTATAAGTTGTGGAATGCTTGCAGCTCCGGGAGCTATCACGGATGTTGATCTGGAAGATGGATTCTGGAGAATATCTGTACTGAATGAGTTCATGGATGTTGTAAAAGGTCATCTCATAGACCCGGTAAGCGGAACAATACTTGTGAGGTCGGATGTAGTACCGACTGGTATTACAGGAACAGGGCTTATTTCCATATTGTCCCTTGCGATTGAAACAGGAATCATAATCAGTCCACCTAAACTAAAGTACGGTAAGATCAAACTTGGTGAAGGTATCGAGGTATCAGAAGAAGATATCAAAGAGGCTGGCAAGGCCATAGGTGCCATAAGGGCTGCTCAACTGACCCTGATACATGAATCCGGGATCGCCTATGAAGATCTTGAGACCATGTATATGAGCGGTGCTTCTGGAACCTATGTAGACTCTGTCAAAGCAAGAAATATAGGCTCATGCCCGGATTTTACAAAGAAAATAGTGCAATTCGGGAACACATCTCTATCCCTTGCAAGAGACATAGTTCTTGAAAAGGTGAAGCTTGATCAACTGATCGAATTGGCAGGAAACATAAAGGCTGACCATCTTATGATGGCTACCAGTGAAACCTTCAAGAAGCTCTATGCCTGTGAACTGGGATACTGGACAGAGGGCATGTCTATGGAGATGTACAGGAAGTTTATGAAAATGTCTAAATTGCCTGAGCTGCCTGCTCCCGTTGATGATCCTGTGCTTGAGAAAAAGGTCCTGAAAGATATCAGTGAGGACGGTACAGGCCAGGTAGAAGTGGTAGAGGACATAGGTTTTACTCTTGAAGAACTGGCAGTAGGATGTGTAATGTGCCACAGATGTGAAAAAGAATGTCCTGAGAATGCGATATCCATACAGGAAGTAGACGGTCGCTTCCTTGCAGAGTATGATACTCTTAAGTGCCTTGGGACTGCATGCAGAAGATGTGTGAGTATGTGTCCGGTACATGCCCTTGACTACAAGGAAATAAAGCTCATAGCTGATAGACCACTTTCGGTTCTTGCAGCACAGGCTGCAGGAGGATATCAATGA
- a CDS encoding DUF6951 family protein — MTEVKVNSRICGFTHIIRGKKDGQKIIVDIDTPCEKIKKMSHLEVDMMDLFDIKDNIVMEKAKEARCTATCLVPCAVMHVCCIESGFMSGTLAKDAGSISIEFL; from the coding sequence ATGACAGAGGTAAAGGTCAATTCCAGGATATGTGGTTTCACCCATATAATCAGGGGAAAAAAGGATGGTCAAAAGATAATTGTCGATATTGATACTCCATGTGAGAAAATCAAAAAGATGTCTCATCTGGAAGTCGACATGATGGATCTTTTCGATATAAAAGATAATATTGTTATGGAAAAGGCCAAAGAGGCAAGATGTACTGCTACATGCCTTGTACCCTGTGCAGTGATGCATGTCTGTTGTATAGAATCGGGTTTCATGTCGGGTACACTTGCCAAAGATGCAGGAAGTATCAGCATCGAATTCCTATGA
- the mtaA gene encoding methylcobamide:CoM methyltransferase MtaA has product MLGLKGRYYISETESDILKKFQDILDRKKVDFPLAGTVTTSAILDLMDISGVSRPEADRNAEKMAKLASSLHTVAKFEVIRIPFDVTVVGEALGCQIDIGTKARTPSIITHPFEKEPEDFDVPVDLLKRGRIPVVMEAISLLKNDKGLQVPIVAGIEGAADLSSHLCGIKPFLKLTIKKPEIAKSIVEKCIDACIICANAYFLSGADALVVADALSSPEMMGPDAFRRIVKPALTRFNESIKGHSILHICGEVDSIIPDILECGFSAISVEENVKDLEYVIDSAHSKNTAVIGNISTADTLYRKTPADVKKEAFRCLDADIDILAPGCGLVPETPLENLLAIVDARNI; this is encoded by the coding sequence ATGCTAGGTTTAAAAGGAAGGTATTATATTAGTGAAACTGAATCAGATATTTTAAAGAAATTCCAGGATATACTTGATAGAAAAAAGGTTGACTTTCCGCTTGCAGGTACAGTCACCACATCAGCAATACTTGATTTGATGGATATTTCAGGGGTTAGCAGGCCTGAAGCAGACAGGAATGCGGAAAAAATGGCAAAACTTGCTTCTTCGTTACACACGGTTGCAAAGTTTGAGGTCATACGCATTCCATTTGATGTGACGGTTGTCGGCGAGGCACTCGGATGTCAAATTGATATCGGCACAAAAGCAAGGACACCATCAATAATAACTCATCCTTTTGAGAAAGAACCTGAAGATTTCGATGTACCAGTTGATTTGCTGAAAAGAGGAAGAATACCTGTTGTAATGGAAGCAATATCCCTTCTCAAAAATGATAAGGGATTACAGGTACCTATTGTTGCAGGTATTGAAGGGGCTGCTGACCTTTCTTCTCATCTTTGTGGTATAAAACCATTTTTAAAATTGACTATTAAGAAACCTGAAATTGCAAAGAGCATCGTCGAAAAATGTATCGATGCATGTATAATCTGTGCCAATGCCTATTTTCTTTCAGGTGCGGATGCATTGGTGGTTGCAGATGCATTATCCTCTCCAGAGATGATGGGTCCTGATGCGTTCAGGAGAATTGTAAAACCTGCGCTGACCAGATTCAATGAAAGCATAAAAGGTCATAGTATACTTCACATATGTGGAGAGGTGGATAGTATAATTCCAGATATTCTTGAATGTGGCTTTAGTGCTATAAGTGTCGAAGAGAATGTAAAGGATCTGGAATATGTGATAGATAGTGCACACAGTAAGAATACGGCGGTGATCGGAAATATTTCAACTGCAGATACTCTGTACAGAAAAACACCGGCTGATGTCAAAAAAGAGGCTTTCAGATGCCTGGATGCAGATATCGATATACTTGCTCCCGGATGTGGCCTGGTTCCAGAGACACCTTTGGAAAATCTTCTTGCTATTGTTGATGCAAGGAATATCTAG
- a CDS encoding DUF3303 domain-containing protein, with product MLFMDIITWDPKDTEEVLSRFEKWEYPPGIEVVSEWDDLSTCRHIVVYDAKDSEAYLAATFPWRDICYFDSFPVMETNACMKCLADIWSEMPV from the coding sequence ATGTTGTTCATGGACATAATCACGTGGGATCCAAAGGATACCGAGGAAGTACTGAGCCGTTTTGAAAAGTGGGAATACCCCCCGGGCATTGAAGTTGTCAGTGAATGGGATGACCTGTCCACATGCCGTCACATAGTGGTCTATGATGCCAAAGACTCAGAAGCATATCTTGCTGCCACTTTCCCCTGGAGGGATATCTGCTATTTCGATAGTTTTCCAGTGATGGAGACAAATGCCTGTATGAAATGTCTGGCTGATATATGGAGCGAAATGCCCGTATGA
- a CDS encoding Glu/Leu/Phe/Val family dehydrogenase, with the protein MEGIFRFADELGPAKIIHVYEPSVGLKAVLVVDNVAVGPSIGGVRMAPDVSTEECFRLARAMTLKNAVAGLPHGGGKAVIYGDPKMPQENKEKLIRALASSLREVQEYIFGPDMGTDERCMACVHDEIGRAVGLPREIGGIPLDEIGATGWGMSHAADVALEYCDFEMEGARMVIQGFGAVGKHAACFLAEKGAVLIGVADSRGTAYKPEGFDIAKLINLKKNGMSVVDYPGAEVRDPESIIDIECEIWIPAARPDIIHEDNVHRLNTKLVIEGANIPITHEAEKYLHEKGVLCIPDFIANAGGVICAAMEYQGACEAAAFQTIEDKLRCNTREILEGVACSGMIPRDVAMEIAVKRIKKAMSYRRWSLFSSAPRFV; encoded by the coding sequence ATGGAAGGTATTTTTAGATTTGCAGATGAACTCGGACCGGCAAAGATTATTCATGTTTATGAGCCGTCGGTTGGTCTAAAAGCTGTCCTGGTAGTTGATAATGTAGCTGTAGGTCCTTCTATCGGTGGTGTACGCATGGCACCGGATGTAAGCACCGAGGAATGTTTCAGACTGGCCCGTGCCATGACCCTTAAAAATGCGGTTGCCGGATTACCACATGGTGGTGGAAAAGCGGTGATCTACGGTGACCCTAAAATGCCCCAGGAAAATAAAGAGAAACTTATTCGGGCCCTGGCATCTTCCTTACGTGAGGTACAGGAGTATATATTTGGTCCTGACATGGGTACCGATGAACGGTGTATGGCCTGTGTGCATGACGAGATTGGAAGGGCGGTAGGACTCCCCCGTGAAATAGGTGGTATTCCCCTTGACGAGATAGGAGCTACTGGATGGGGAATGAGCCATGCAGCTGATGTTGCACTCGAGTACTGTGATTTTGAGATGGAAGGCGCAAGAATGGTCATCCAGGGCTTTGGTGCAGTGGGAAAACATGCAGCTTGTTTCCTCGCCGAAAAAGGAGCTGTGCTGATAGGAGTAGCTGATTCCAGAGGAACGGCCTACAAACCTGAAGGATTTGATATCGCTAAATTGATCAATTTAAAGAAGAACGGCATGAGCGTGGTGGATTATCCAGGCGCTGAAGTCAGGGACCCTGAATCTATTATTGATATCGAGTGTGAGATATGGATTCCTGCGGCTAGGCCTGATATCATTCATGAGGATAATGTACATCGTCTTAACACAAAGCTGGTGATCGAAGGTGCTAACATCCCCATTACCCATGAAGCTGAAAAATATCTTCACGAAAAAGGAGTTTTATGCATTCCGGATTTTATTGCCAATGCAGGGGGAGTAATCTGTGCAGCCATGGAATATCAGGGAGCATGTGAAGCAGCTGCATTCCAGACAATAGAAGATAAACTGCGATGCAATACCAGAGAAATACTGGAGGGAGTGGCTTGCAGCGGAATGATTCCAAGAGATGTTGCAATGGAAATTGCAGTAAAGAGAATTAAAAAGGCTATGTCATACAGAAGATGGTCTCTTTTTTCCTCAGCTCCGCGATTTGTCTGA